One Procambarus clarkii isolate CNS0578487 chromosome 15, FALCON_Pclarkii_2.0, whole genome shotgun sequence DNA segment encodes these proteins:
- the LOC138364838 gene encoding hepatitis A virus cellular receptor 1-like, producing MPHHLPVHQDTIIMPLTTYQYTTIMPLTTYQYTTIMPLTTCQYTTIMPLTTYQYTTIMPLTTCQYITIMPLTTYQYTTIMPLTTYQYTTIMPLTTCQYTTIMPLTTCQYITIMPLTTCQYTTIMPLTSCQYTTIMPLTTCQYTTIIPLTTCQYTTIMPLTTCQYITIMPLTTCQYTTIMPLTTCQYTTIMPLTTCQYITIMPLTTYQYTTIMPLTTYQYTTIMPLTTYQYTTIMPLTTYQYTTIMPLIHLPVHPHNASHLPSPNTRALMAEA from the coding sequence ATGCCTCATCACCTTCCAGTTCATCAGGACACCATTATAATGCCTCtcaccacctaccagtacaccACCATAATGCCTCtcaccacctaccagtacaccACCATAATGCCTCTCACCACCTGCCAGTACACCACCATAATGCCTCtcaccacctaccagtacaccACCATAATGCCTCTCACCACCTGCCAGTACATCACCATAATGCCTCtcaccacctaccagtacaccACCATAATGCCTCtcaccacctaccagtacaccACCATAATGCCTCTCACCACCTGCCAGTACACCACCATAATGCCTCTCACCACCTGCCAGTACATCACCATAATGCCTCTCACCACCTGCCAGTACACCACCATAATGCCTCTCACCAGCTGCCAGTACACCACCATAATGCCTCTCACCACCTGCCAGTACACCACCATAATACCTCTCACCACCTGCCAGTACACCACCATAATGCCTCTCACCACCTGCCAGTACATCACCATAATGCCTCTCACCACCTGCCAGTACACCACCATAATGCCTCTCACCACCTGCCAGTACACCACCATAATGCCTCTCACCACCTGCCAGTACATCACCATAATGCCTCtcaccacctaccagtacaccACCATAATGCCTCtcaccacctaccagtacaccACCATAATGCCTCtcaccacctaccagtacaccACCATAATGCCTCtcaccacctaccagtacaccACCATAATGCCTCTCATCCACctgccagtacacccccacaatgCCTCTCATTTACCAAGTCCCAATACAAGGGCTTTAATGGCTGAAGCCTGA